A stretch of Shinella zoogloeoides DNA encodes these proteins:
- a CDS encoding LysR family transcriptional regulator: MNRTQLSQLAVLAVVAEARSFRKAAAELAVAPSAVSHAVSALEASLGVRLLARTTRSVAPTEEGRLLLDTLAPALSDIGNVMEALADRQGRPAGPLRITMPLIAAEEIVMPRLGAFLLAYPEIELELRTDDRFEDIVEKGFDAGLRLGEHLEADMVAARVSGPWRGLIVGAPSYFERHPKPLQPRDLMQHRCIRRRFSSGLLYRWELEKDGRQVTVDVNGPLIVSDQRLMRAAAMDGAGLAYIFDQRVAGDIADGSLVPVLEDWCPPFDGFSIYYPTRRQMRPALRAFVDFFRYRASA, translated from the coding sequence ATGAACCGCACCCAGCTTTCCCAACTCGCCGTGCTTGCCGTCGTTGCGGAGGCGCGTTCCTTCCGCAAGGCGGCGGCCGAACTCGCCGTCGCGCCGTCGGCCGTCAGCCATGCCGTCTCGGCGCTCGAGGCGAGCCTCGGCGTGCGGCTCCTCGCCCGCACCACCCGCTCCGTCGCGCCGACCGAGGAGGGCCGGCTGCTGCTCGATACGCTGGCTCCGGCGCTGTCCGACATCGGCAATGTCATGGAGGCGCTTGCCGACCGGCAGGGTCGCCCCGCCGGTCCGCTGCGGATCACCATGCCGCTGATCGCCGCGGAGGAGATCGTCATGCCGCGCCTCGGCGCCTTCCTGCTGGCCTATCCCGAGATCGAGCTGGAGCTTCGCACTGACGACCGCTTCGAGGATATCGTCGAAAAGGGGTTCGACGCGGGCCTGCGCCTCGGCGAGCATCTGGAGGCGGATATGGTGGCCGCGCGTGTCAGCGGCCCCTGGCGTGGCCTCATCGTCGGCGCGCCCTCCTATTTCGAACGGCATCCCAAACCCCTCCAGCCGCGCGATCTCATGCAGCACCGCTGCATCCGCCGCCGTTTTTCCAGCGGCCTCCTTTACCGCTGGGAGCTTGAAAAGGACGGGCGGCAGGTCACGGTCGACGTCAACGGCCCGCTCATCGTCTCCGACCAGCGGCTCATGCGCGCCGCCGCGATGGACGGCGCGGGCCTTGCCTATATCTTCGACCAGCGCGTCGCCGGGGATATCGCGGACGGCAGCCTCGTGCCCGTGCTGGAGGACTGGTGCCCGCCCTTCGACGGCTTTTCGATCTACTATCCGACGCGCCGCCAGATGCGCCCGGCGCTGCGCGCCTTCGTGGATTTCTTCCGCTATCGCGCGTCCGCCTGA
- a CDS encoding Gfo/Idh/MocA family protein, with translation MLRFGILSTAKIGRELVVPAIQDAENCVVTAIASRDLAKARAMADRFSVPHAFGSYEEMLASDLVDAVYIPLPTSQHVEWSIKAADAGKHVLCEKPIALDAGEIGALIEARDRNRVLIAEAYMVTYSPVWRKVRSLLAEGAIGRLRHVQGAFTYFNRDPGNMRNVPALGGGGLPDIGVYPTISTRFVTGKEPLRVQASTDRDPEFGTDIYSSVRADFGDFELSFYISTQLAHRQVMVFHGDKGFIEVKSPFNADRYGAEEIELANQSHSESQHFRFQDARQYKRQAEAFTRAALGENEEVVTLESSVNNQKLIDAIYRASEKDGWETV, from the coding sequence ATGCTGCGTTTCGGAATCCTCTCGACGGCCAAGATCGGCCGCGAGCTCGTCGTGCCGGCCATTCAGGATGCGGAGAACTGCGTCGTCACCGCCATCGCCAGCCGCGACCTTGCCAAGGCCCGCGCCATGGCGGACCGTTTCTCCGTGCCGCATGCCTTCGGCTCCTATGAGGAGATGCTGGCCTCCGACCTTGTCGACGCGGTCTATATCCCGCTGCCCACCTCCCAGCATGTGGAATGGTCGATCAAGGCGGCCGATGCCGGCAAGCATGTGCTGTGCGAAAAGCCGATCGCGCTCGATGCCGGCGAGATCGGCGCATTGATCGAGGCGCGCGACCGCAACAGGGTGCTGATCGCCGAGGCCTACATGGTCACCTACAGCCCCGTCTGGCGCAAGGTCCGTTCGCTTCTGGCCGAAGGCGCCATCGGCCGGCTGCGCCATGTGCAGGGGGCCTTCACCTATTTCAACCGCGATCCCGGCAACATGCGCAACGTGCCGGCGCTCGGCGGCGGCGGCCTGCCGGATATCGGCGTCTACCCGACCATCTCCACCCGCTTCGTCACCGGCAAGGAGCCGCTGCGCGTGCAGGCGAGCACCGACCGCGATCCGGAATTCGGCACGGACATCTATTCCAGCGTGCGCGCCGATTTCGGCGATTTCGAGCTTTCCTTCTACATCTCCACCCAGCTCGCCCATCGCCAGGTCATGGTCTTCCACGGCGACAAGGGCTTCATCGAGGTGAAGTCCCCCTTCAATGCCGACCGCTACGGTGCGGAGGAGATCGAGCTGGCCAACCAGAGCCACAGCGAAAGCCAGCATTTCCGCTTCCAGGACGCCCGCCAGTACAAGCGCCAGGCCGAAGCCTTCACCCGCGCCGCGCTCGGCGAGAACGAGGAGGTGGTGACGCTGGAAAGCTCGGTGAACAACCAGAAGCTCATCGACGCCATCTACCGCGCCAGCGAGAAGGACGGCTGGGAGACGGTGTAG
- a CDS encoding pyridoxamine 5'-phosphate oxidase family protein gives MSAETASYPVTPRNRVKRMHERASYDREAVYAILDTAMLCQVAYVIDRQPYATPTLFWRRGDTLYWHGSSASRMLRHLKAGTPACLTVAHLDGLVLARSGFNHSANYRSAMCFGTARLVEDPEEKIEAMRDVVDRFYPERSALLRPITVQEAKATTIIAMPIEEAAAKVRAKGVGDDEEDFALPIWAGVIPVTTVLGAAETCHRLVPGVEKPQTLSLFPEGGRLDTALREGQRLYEGG, from the coding sequence ATGAGCGCAGAGACCGCTTCCTACCCCGTGACCCCACGCAACCGCGTCAAGCGCATGCACGAGCGCGCCAGCTACGACCGCGAAGCCGTGTACGCGATCCTCGATACCGCGATGCTCTGTCAGGTGGCCTATGTCATCGACCGCCAGCCCTATGCGACGCCGACGCTGTTCTGGCGCAGGGGCGACACGCTCTACTGGCACGGCTCCTCCGCCAGCCGCATGCTGCGGCACCTGAAGGCCGGCACGCCCGCCTGCCTCACCGTCGCCCATCTCGACGGGCTGGTGCTCGCCCGCTCCGGTTTCAACCATTCGGCCAACTACCGCTCCGCCATGTGCTTCGGCACCGCGCGGCTGGTGGAGGACCCCGAAGAGAAGATCGAGGCGATGCGCGACGTCGTCGACCGCTTCTACCCGGAGCGCAGCGCGCTGCTGCGCCCCATCACCGTGCAGGAGGCGAAGGCGACCACAATCATCGCCATGCCCATCGAAGAGGCCGCAGCCAAGGTGCGCGCCAAGGGCGTGGGCGACGACGAGGAGGATTTTGCCCTACCGATCTGGGCCGGTGTCATCCCCGTCACCACGGTGCTCGGCGCGGCCGAGACCTGTCACCGGCTGGTGCCGGGCGTCGAGAAGCCGCAGACGCTGTCGCTCTTCCCCGAGGGCGGGCGGCTGGATACGGCGCTGCGGGAGGGTCAGCGGCTTTACGAGGGCGGCTGA
- a CDS encoding PLP-dependent aminotransferase family protein: MALDRKSTNSEEKSRTNPPDWSALIPVLPPAGRRTPALYRELRRLIEAGDIPPGSKLPPSRDLARRLKTSRGSVVAAFETLIAEGYAVARTGAGTFVADRVPMLRPALPVEAEAIAPKMPLPGTLGVAMADTRTLNLFRTLLSRHLTRPGPEHFQYGDPRGGAALRQAIAAYLRQARGVRCEARSIVITTGTQQGIDLFIRSALSPGDRVMIEDPCYPSARAAFAGNGLQLTGLAVDGEGADIALAAPGARAVYVTPSHQFPLGVTMSMRRRLALIDWARQTGGWILEDDYDSEFRFAGPPLAAMQGMDDSGRVIYLGTFSKVLFPGLRLGYAVIPDPLLDTMVSLRSRSDRSPPTLAEAALTDLIREGHFAAHLRRARRHAEAARDALVAGLAGARNLTVAVPDQGLHLVAGLPESLDDIEAVEIARQAGLGARALSAMAVTNPPRQGLVIGFSGFAREVLNAAARRFAAMIG, encoded by the coding sequence ATGGCATTGGATCGAAAAAGCACCAATTCAGAGGAAAAAAGCAGGACCAATCCGCCGGATTGGTCCGCGCTCATTCCCGTCCTGCCGCCGGCGGGCCGGCGGACCCCGGCGCTTTACCGGGAACTGCGCCGCCTGATCGAGGCGGGCGACATCCCGCCCGGCAGCAAGCTGCCGCCCTCGCGCGATCTGGCCCGGCGGCTGAAGACCTCGCGCGGCAGCGTGGTCGCCGCCTTCGAGACGCTGATCGCCGAAGGCTACGCGGTTGCGCGCACCGGCGCCGGCACCTTCGTCGCCGACCGTGTGCCGATGCTGAGGCCGGCCCTCCCAGTGGAGGCGGAGGCGATCGCGCCGAAAATGCCGCTGCCCGGCACGCTTGGCGTCGCCATGGCGGATACGCGTACCCTGAACCTTTTCCGCACGCTGCTGTCGCGTCATCTCACCCGCCCCGGCCCGGAACATTTCCAATACGGCGACCCGCGCGGCGGGGCGGCGCTGCGTCAGGCGATCGCCGCCTATCTGCGGCAGGCGCGCGGCGTGCGCTGCGAGGCGCGCTCCATCGTCATCACGACGGGTACCCAGCAGGGCATCGACCTATTCATTCGCAGCGCGCTGTCGCCGGGCGATCGGGTGATGATCGAGGATCCCTGCTATCCCAGCGCCCGCGCCGCCTTTGCCGGCAATGGCCTGCAGCTCACCGGCCTTGCCGTGGACGGGGAGGGAGCGGATATAGCGCTCGCCGCGCCGGGCGCCCGCGCCGTTTATGTCACGCCCTCGCACCAGTTCCCGCTCGGCGTGACCATGAGCATGCGCCGCCGCCTCGCCCTCATCGACTGGGCGCGGCAAACCGGCGGCTGGATCCTTGAGGACGATTACGACAGCGAGTTCCGCTTCGCCGGCCCGCCGCTCGCCGCCATGCAGGGCATGGACGACAGCGGCCGCGTGATCTATCTCGGCACCTTCTCCAAGGTGCTCTTCCCGGGCCTGCGCCTCGGCTATGCGGTGATTCCCGATCCGTTGCTGGATACCATGGTGTCGCTGCGCAGCCGCTCCGACCGCAGCCCGCCGACGCTGGCGGAAGCCGCCCTCACAGACCTTATCCGCGAAGGCCATTTCGCCGCCCATCTCCGCCGTGCCCGCCGACACGCCGAGGCCGCGCGAGATGCGCTGGTGGCCGGGCTTGCCGGGGCGAGGAACCTTACGGTCGCGGTGCCGGATCAGGGCCTTCACCTTGTCGCCGGTCTGCCGGAGTCGCTTGACGATATCGAGGCCGTCGAGATCGCCCGCCAGGCGGGCCTCGGTGCCCGCGCCCTCTCGGCCATGGCCGTCACCAACCCGCCGCGGCAGGGCCTCGTGATCGGTTTTTCAGGCTTTGCGCGGGAGGTGCTGAATGCCGCCGCCCGGCGCTTTGCAGCGATGATCGGCTAA
- a CDS encoding type 1 glutamine amidotransferase has product MRVLVVENDKVTLLGQVGVALEEAGAALDICRPHAGDALPADDGGYDAIVVMGGPQNALDDARHAYLPALAALMRRFGEADKSVLGVCLGSQLLARAYGAENHIGTAPEFGWCTVSTTQEGAADPVLSAAAGAFPIFQWHSDTFTLPEGAVRLATNGAAENQAFRIGRASYGTQFHFEANRQVVTEWAAIFPDVIEGNAPGWLQRHATLAAESGPDADATGLALARAFVATIRAADDARRVA; this is encoded by the coding sequence ATGCGGGTTCTGGTGGTGGAAAACGACAAGGTGACCTTGCTCGGGCAGGTCGGCGTGGCGCTTGAGGAAGCGGGGGCCGCGCTCGACATCTGCCGCCCCCATGCCGGCGACGCCCTTCCCGCGGATGACGGCGGATACGACGCCATCGTCGTCATGGGCGGCCCCCAGAACGCCCTCGACGACGCGCGCCATGCCTATCTGCCGGCGCTGGCCGCGCTGATGCGGCGGTTCGGCGAGGCGGACAAGTCCGTGCTCGGCGTCTGCCTCGGCAGCCAGCTTCTCGCCCGGGCCTACGGCGCGGAAAACCACATCGGCACCGCGCCGGAATTCGGCTGGTGCACGGTATCGACGACGCAGGAAGGCGCGGCCGATCCGGTGCTTTCCGCCGCCGCCGGCGCGTTCCCGATCTTCCAGTGGCACAGCGACACCTTCACGCTGCCGGAAGGGGCGGTGCGGCTCGCCACCAACGGCGCCGCCGAGAACCAGGCCTTCCGCATCGGCCGCGCCAGCTACGGCACGCAGTTCCACTTCGAGGCGAACCGGCAGGTCGTCACTGAATGGGCGGCCATCTTTCCCGATGTCATCGAGGGCAATGCGCCCGGTTGGCTGCAACGCCACGCCACGCTTGCCGCCGAAAGCGGGCCGGATGCCGACGCGACCGGGCTTGCCCTTGCGCGTGCCTTCGTGGCGACCATCAGGGCGGCCGATGACGCCCGCCGGGTCGCTTAG
- a CDS encoding RbsD/FucU family protein, whose amino-acid sequence MLKGLDPILSPELLSTLRAMGHGDEIAIVDGNYPGVEHARRLVRLDGVALIPALNAVLSVMPVDDFVEEAIFRSTYRQERDRLEPVHREIIDCCASHEPERAVVPLVGADFYNRVRAAHTLVQTSEPRLYANVILRKGVIYP is encoded by the coding sequence ATGCTGAAAGGCCTCGACCCCATCCTCAGCCCCGAACTGCTCTCGACCCTGCGCGCCATGGGCCATGGCGACGAGATCGCGATCGTCGACGGCAACTATCCCGGCGTCGAGCACGCCCGCCGGCTGGTGCGCCTCGACGGCGTGGCGCTGATCCCCGCCCTCAACGCCGTGCTCTCGGTGATGCCCGTCGACGATTTCGTGGAAGAGGCGATCTTCCGCTCCACCTATCGGCAGGAGCGCGACAGGCTGGAACCGGTGCATCGCGAGATCATCGACTGCTGCGCGTCGCATGAGCCGGAGCGCGCGGTCGTGCCGCTGGTCGGCGCGGACTTCTACAATCGCGTGCGCGCCGCCCATACGCTGGTGCAGACCAGCGAGCCGCGGCTCTATGCCAATGTCATCCTGCGCAAGGGCGTCATCTATCCCTGA
- a CDS encoding ROK family transcriptional regulator, which yields MTENAAPAPASPAEILDPSGGANQVRVRAYNERLVMSLVRRHGSLSKAEIARRSGLSAQTVTVIMRALEAEGLLMRGAPMRGKVGQPSVPMLLNPDAVYSFGLKIGRRSADLVMMDFVGGIRREVRRTYPYPMPGPLLSFVEEGLAELEAMITPAERTRITGFGVAAPFELWSWAREVGAPQEDMDQWRGVDLEAEIARRVPYPVMLQNDATSACAAELVFGLGPQYPDFLYLFIGSFIGGGVVLNSALFTGRTGTAGAIGPLPVQGRNGETVQLLKIASIYRLENLLREHGIDPSPLWYSPDGWVDFGAPLDIWIEDMAAALAQAVVASASVIDFSAVVIDGGFPGWVRTRVVAETRAAIDRLDLQGVTLPEIVEGAVGSSARSIGGASLPLFSRYLPDQNVLFKELA from the coding sequence ATGACAGAGAATGCCGCGCCGGCACCCGCGTCGCCGGCCGAAATCCTCGATCCGAGCGGAGGCGCCAACCAGGTGCGCGTACGCGCCTATAACGAGCGCCTCGTCATGTCGCTGGTGCGCCGGCACGGCAGCCTTTCCAAGGCGGAGATCGCCCGGCGCAGCGGGCTTTCCGCCCAGACCGTGACCGTCATCATGCGCGCGCTGGAGGCCGAAGGGCTTTTGATGCGCGGCGCGCCGATGCGCGGCAAGGTGGGCCAGCCCTCCGTTCCCATGCTGCTCAACCCCGACGCCGTCTACTCCTTCGGCCTGAAGATCGGCCGGCGCAGCGCCGATCTCGTGATGATGGATTTCGTCGGCGGCATTCGGCGCGAGGTTCGCCGCACCTATCCCTATCCCATGCCCGGCCCGCTGCTTTCCTTCGTGGAGGAAGGCCTTGCGGAACTGGAGGCCATGATCACGCCCGCCGAGCGCACCCGCATAACCGGCTTCGGCGTCGCCGCACCCTTCGAGCTGTGGAGCTGGGCGCGCGAGGTGGGCGCGCCGCAGGAGGACATGGACCAGTGGCGCGGCGTCGATCTCGAAGCCGAGATCGCCCGGCGCGTGCCCTACCCGGTCATGTTGCAGAACGACGCCACCAGCGCCTGCGCCGCCGAGCTCGTCTTCGGCCTCGGCCCGCAATATCCCGACTTCCTTTATCTGTTCATCGGCTCCTTCATCGGCGGCGGCGTGGTGCTCAATTCCGCGCTCTTCACCGGGCGCACCGGCACGGCCGGCGCGATCGGCCCGCTGCCCGTGCAGGGGCGCAACGGCGAGACGGTGCAGCTCCTCAAGATCGCCTCGATCTACCGGCTGGAGAACCTTCTTCGCGAGCATGGCATCGATCCCAGCCCGCTCTGGTATTCGCCCGACGGCTGGGTCGATTTCGGCGCGCCGCTCGACATCTGGATCGAGGACATGGCGGCCGCGCTCGCCCAGGCGGTCGTCGCCTCGGCCTCCGTCATCGACTTTTCTGCCGTCGTCATCGACGGAGGCTTTCCGGGCTGGGTGCGCACACGCGTCGTCGCCGAGACCCGGGCCGCCATCGACCGGCTCGACCTGCAGGGTGTCACCCTACCCGAGATCGTCGAGGGCGCCGTCGGCAGCAGTGCCCGCTCGATCGGCGGGGCGAGCCTGCCGCTCTTCTCCCGTTACCTGCCGGACCAGAATGTCCTCTTCAAGGAGCTTGCCTGA
- a CDS encoding sugar ABC transporter substrate-binding protein, translated as MKKTIVSAALGALALGVAFSSPAAAADVTACLITKTDTNPFFVKMKEGAEAKAKELGVTLKSYAGKIDGDSESQVAAIETCIADGAKGILITASDTKGIVPSVQKARDAGLLVIALDTPLEPLDAADMTFATDNLLAGELIGKWAAATLGDGAKDARIAFLNLTPSQPSVDVLRNQGFMKGFGIDVKDITKIGDEDDPRIVGHDVTNGNEEGGRTAMENLLQKDPSINVVHTINEPAAAGAYEALKAVGKEKDVLIVSVDGGCPGVQNVIDGVIGATSQQYPLMMASLGIEAIKKFADTGEKPKATEGKDFFDTGVALVTDKPAPGVESIDTKAGKDKCWG; from the coding sequence ATGAAGAAGACGATCGTTTCCGCCGCTCTCGGCGCGCTTGCGCTTGGCGTGGCCTTCTCGTCCCCGGCCGCTGCCGCAGACGTCACCGCCTGCCTGATCACCAAGACCGACACCAATCCCTTCTTCGTCAAGATGAAGGAAGGCGCCGAAGCGAAAGCCAAGGAACTCGGCGTTACGCTGAAGTCCTATGCCGGCAAGATCGACGGCGACTCGGAAAGCCAGGTCGCGGCCATCGAGACCTGCATCGCGGACGGCGCGAAGGGCATCCTGATCACCGCTTCGGACACCAAGGGCATCGTTCCCTCCGTCCAGAAGGCGCGTGATGCGGGCCTCCTCGTCATCGCCCTCGACACGCCGCTCGAGCCGCTCGACGCCGCCGACATGACGTTTGCCACCGACAACCTCTTGGCCGGCGAACTGATCGGCAAGTGGGCCGCCGCCACGCTCGGCGATGGCGCGAAGGATGCGCGGATCGCCTTCCTGAACCTGACGCCCTCGCAGCCGTCGGTCGACGTCCTGCGCAACCAGGGCTTCATGAAGGGCTTCGGCATCGACGTGAAGGACATCACCAAGATCGGCGACGAGGATGACCCGCGCATCGTCGGCCATGACGTGACCAACGGCAACGAGGAAGGCGGCCGCACCGCCATGGAAAACCTCCTGCAGAAGGACCCGTCCATCAACGTCGTGCACACCATCAACGAACCGGCCGCTGCCGGCGCCTATGAAGCGCTGAAGGCCGTCGGCAAGGAGAAGGACGTGCTGATCGTGTCGGTCGACGGCGGTTGCCCGGGCGTGCAGAACGTCATCGACGGCGTCATCGGCGCGACCTCGCAGCAGTATCCGCTGATGATGGCTTCCCTCGGCATCGAGGCGATCAAGAAGTTCGCCGATACGGGTGAAAAGCCGAAGGCAACCGAAGGCAAGGACTTCTTCGATACGGGCGTCGCGCTCGTCACCGACAAGCCGGCTCCGGGCGTCGAATCCATCGACACCAAGGCCGGCAAGGACAAGTGCTGGGGCTAA
- a CDS encoding ABC transporter permease: MSETTTASHGSQPPQGSQPPQGSQPSQEFEKVLSGSSTQVASFDTSDKTPIQKFQHFLHGSPSAVPLIVLVLSVAIFGVILGGKFFSAFTLTLILQQVAIVGIVGAAQTLVILTAGIDLSVGAIMVLSSVVMGQFTFRYGLPPVVAVACGLACGALCGYINGLLVARMKLPPFIVTLGMWQIILASNFLYSANETIRSQDIAANAPLLQFFGNNLKLGSAVFTYGVIAMVLLVAVLWYVLNHTAWGRHVYAVGDDPDAAELAGVNVKRMLVSVYTLSGLICALAGWALIGRIGSVSPTAGQFANIESITAVVIGGLSLFGGRGSILGMIFGALIVGVFSLGLRLIGTDPQWTYLLIGVLIISAVAIDQWIRKVAG; this comes from the coding sequence ATGAGTGAAACAACGACGGCCTCGCACGGGTCGCAGCCCCCGCAGGGTTCGCAACCCCCGCAGGGTTCGCAACCCTCGCAGGAATTCGAGAAGGTGCTATCGGGCAGCTCGACGCAGGTCGCATCCTTCGACACGAGCGACAAGACGCCCATCCAGAAATTCCAGCATTTCCTCCACGGCAGCCCCTCTGCCGTGCCCCTGATCGTTCTCGTGCTTTCGGTCGCGATCTTCGGCGTCATTCTCGGCGGCAAGTTCTTCTCCGCCTTCACCCTGACGCTCATTCTCCAGCAGGTGGCCATCGTCGGCATCGTCGGCGCGGCGCAGACGCTGGTGATCCTGACCGCCGGTATCGACCTTTCGGTCGGCGCGATCATGGTGCTCTCCTCCGTCGTCATGGGCCAGTTCACCTTCCGCTACGGCCTGCCGCCGGTGGTGGCGGTTGCCTGCGGCCTCGCCTGCGGCGCGCTCTGCGGCTATATCAACGGCCTGCTCGTCGCCCGCATGAAGCTGCCGCCCTTCATCGTCACACTCGGCATGTGGCAGATCATCCTCGCCTCGAACTTCCTCTATTCGGCCAACGAGACGATCCGCTCGCAGGATATCGCCGCGAACGCGCCGCTGCTGCAGTTCTTCGGCAACAACCTGAAGCTCGGCAGCGCCGTCTTCACCTATGGCGTCATCGCCATGGTGCTGCTCGTCGCCGTCCTCTGGTACGTGCTCAACCACACCGCCTGGGGCCGCCATGTCTACGCCGTCGGCGACGATCCGGACGCGGCGGAGCTTGCCGGCGTCAACGTCAAGCGCATGCTGGTCTCGGTCTATACGCTGTCCGGCCTCATCTGCGCGCTCGCCGGCTGGGCGCTCATCGGCCGCATCGGCTCGGTCTCGCCCACCGCCGGCCAGTTCGCCAATATCGAATCCATCACCGCCGTGGTGATCGGCGGCCTCTCCCTCTTCGGCGGGCGCGGTTCGATCCTCGGCATGATCTTCGGGGCACTCATCGTCGGCGTCTTCTCGCTCGGCCTTCGCCTCATCGGCACGGACCCGCAATGGACCTATCTCCTGATCGGCGTCCTCATCATCTCGGCAGTCGCAATCGACCAGTGGATCAGAAAGGTAGCAGGCTGA
- a CDS encoding ATP-binding cassette domain-containing protein — MALEPILTARGLVKRYGRVTALDNADFDLYPGEILAVIGDNGAGKSSMIKAISGAITPDEGEIRLEGKPVTFRSPIEARSAGIETVYQNLALSPALSIADNMFLGREIRSPGVMGSVFRKLDRGAMEKFARDKLSELGLMTIQNINQAVETLSGGQRQGVAVARAAAFGSKVIILDEPTAALGVKESRRVLELILDVRRRGIPIVLISHNMPHVFEVADRIHIHRLGRRLTVINPKDYTMSDAVAFMTGAKVPEAVAA, encoded by the coding sequence ATGGCTCTCGAACCCATTCTCACCGCACGCGGTTTGGTCAAGCGCTACGGCCGCGTCACCGCCCTCGACAATGCCGATTTCGACCTCTATCCCGGCGAGATCCTCGCCGTGATCGGCGACAACGGCGCGGGCAAGTCCTCGATGATCAAGGCCATTTCCGGCGCCATTACGCCGGACGAGGGCGAGATCAGGCTGGAGGGCAAGCCCGTCACCTTCCGCTCGCCCATCGAGGCGCGCAGCGCCGGCATCGAGACCGTCTACCAGAACCTCGCGCTCTCGCCGGCGCTCTCGATCGCCGACAACATGTTCCTCGGCCGCGAGATCCGCTCGCCGGGCGTCATGGGCAGCGTCTTCCGCAAGCTCGACCGCGGCGCGATGGAGAAGTTCGCCCGCGACAAGCTCTCCGAACTCGGCCTTATGACGATCCAGAACATCAACCAGGCGGTGGAAACGCTCTCGGGCGGCCAGCGCCAAGGCGTGGCCGTGGCCCGCGCGGCGGCCTTCGGCTCCAAGGTCATCATCCTCGACGAGCCGACGGCGGCGCTCGGCGTCAAGGAGAGCCGGCGCGTGCTGGAACTCATCCTCGACGTGCGCCGGCGCGGCATTCCGATCGTGCTCATCTCGCACAACATGCCGCATGTCTTCGAGGTGGCGGACCGCATCCATATCCACCGCCTCGGCCGCCGATTGACCGTCATCAACCCCAAGGACTACACCATGTCTGACGCCGTCGCCTTCATGACGGGGGCGAAGGTGCCGGAGGCCGTTGCAGCATGA
- a CDS encoding nucleoside triphosphate hydrolase: MISPATIVDALLRRAGDARRFLVGLAGPPAAGKSTLAEALRDGLLARGESAEILPMDGFHMDDGILAARGLLPRKGAPETFDARGFVDIVHALKQAEGEVLVPVFDRSREIAINAARAIPQETRFILAEGNYLLFKDAPWDRLDGVFDFTVFVGPPYAVLEERLRQRWRGYALPEDQIGWKLYGNDLPNGKRILENSRPADLHIDLF, translated from the coding sequence ATGATTTCGCCTGCCACGATCGTGGATGCACTGTTGCGGCGCGCGGGAGACGCGCGCCGCTTCCTCGTCGGTCTCGCCGGCCCGCCGGCGGCCGGCAAGTCGACGCTGGCCGAAGCCCTGCGCGATGGCCTGCTCGCCCGGGGCGAGAGCGCCGAAATCCTGCCGATGGACGGCTTTCACATGGACGACGGCATCCTCGCGGCGCGGGGCCTCCTGCCACGCAAGGGCGCGCCGGAGACCTTCGACGCGCGCGGCTTCGTCGATATCGTCCATGCGCTGAAGCAGGCGGAAGGCGAGGTGCTGGTCCCGGTCTTCGACCGCTCGCGCGAGATCGCCATCAATGCGGCTCGCGCCATTCCGCAGGAGACCCGCTTCATCCTCGCCGAAGGCAACTACCTGCTCTTCAAGGATGCGCCGTGGGACAGGCTCGACGGCGTCTTCGATTTCACCGTCTTCGTCGGCCCGCCCTATGCGGTGCTGGAGGAGCGGCTGCGCCAGCGCTGGCGGGGCTATGCGCTGCCCGAGGACCAGATCGGCTGGAAGCTCTACGGCAACGACCTGCCGAACGGAAAGCGCATCCTGGAGAATTCCCGCCCCGCCGATCTCCATATCGACCTTTTTTGA